A genomic segment from Pseudomonas sp. S09G 359 encodes:
- the rluB gene encoding 23S rRNA pseudouridine(2605) synthase RluB, with the protein MNDQDQNDSQEIGPAGEKLQKVLARIGVGSRRDVEAWITQKRIKVNGVEATLGQRVDLHDAITIDGKVIKREEAAESVRRVIMYNKPDGEICTRDDPEGRPTVFDKMPKPKEGRWINIGRLDINTTGLLMFTTDGELANRLMHPSYEMDREYAVRVRGEVDDEMIERLKAGVVLEDGPAKFTDIKQAPGGEGFNHWYHCVVMEGRNREVRRLWESQGLVVSRLKRVRFGPVFLNSDLPMGRWREMSQYEVDILSAEVGLTPVAMPQMNAKSKDKLERMQRKSSRPVARTERVARTLRPALNAPATGGRISREPHIEGERRPTAPSRQEGERAPRTPRPARGEAPTGGRGNRGEGRGAPASDRPADNASTKRPAKPAANKRPGPKLVADEPSGKRRGAPAGSGQRPGFGRKKPQ; encoded by the coding sequence ATGAACGACCAAGACCAGAACGACAGCCAGGAAATCGGCCCAGCAGGCGAAAAACTGCAAAAGGTGCTGGCGCGTATCGGCGTGGGCTCACGCCGCGACGTCGAAGCCTGGATCACCCAGAAGCGCATCAAGGTCAATGGCGTCGAGGCTACCCTCGGCCAGCGCGTCGACCTGCACGATGCAATCACCATTGATGGCAAGGTCATCAAGCGTGAAGAGGCCGCCGAATCGGTGCGCCGCGTGATCATGTACAACAAGCCCGATGGCGAGATCTGCACCCGTGACGACCCGGAAGGCCGTCCGACCGTGTTCGACAAGATGCCCAAGCCTAAAGAAGGCCGCTGGATCAATATCGGTCGTCTCGACATCAACACCACCGGCTTGCTGATGTTCACCACCGACGGTGAACTGGCCAACCGCCTGATGCACCCGTCCTACGAGATGGACCGTGAATACGCCGTGCGCGTGCGCGGTGAAGTTGATGACGAGATGATCGAACGCCTCAAGGCGGGCGTGGTGCTGGAAGACGGCCCGGCCAAGTTCACCGACATCAAGCAGGCTCCCGGCGGCGAAGGTTTCAACCACTGGTACCACTGCGTGGTGATGGAAGGCCGTAACCGTGAAGTACGTCGCCTGTGGGAATCCCAGGGCCTGGTGGTGAGCCGCCTGAAGCGCGTGCGTTTCGGCCCGGTGTTCTTGAACTCCGACCTGCCGATGGGTCGCTGGCGCGAAATGAGCCAGTACGAAGTCGACATCCTCAGCGCCGAAGTTGGCCTGACGCCGGTGGCCATGCCGCAAATGAACGCCAAGAGCAAAGACAAGCTTGAGCGTATGCAGCGTAAGTCGTCGCGCCCTGTGGCTCGTACCGAGCGTGTTGCACGCACTTTGCGCCCGGCGCTGAATGCACCAGCGACCGGTGGTCGTATCTCCCGCGAGCCGCACATCGAAGGCGAGCGCCGCCCAACCGCGCCATCGCGTCAGGAAGGCGAGCGTGCACCACGCACTCCGCGTCCTGCCCGTGGTGAAGCGCCAACGGGTGGTCGCGGTAATCGTGGCGAAGGCCGTGGTGCCCCGGCATCTGACCGCCCAGCCGACAATGCCAGCACCAAGCGTCCAGCCAAGCCGGCGGCGAACAAGCGCCCTGGCCCGAAACTGGTCGCGGACGAGCCGTCGGGCAAGCGCCGTGGCGCCCCGGCCGGTTCGGGTCAGCGTCCTGGTTTTGGTCGCAAGAAGCCGCAGTGA
- a CDS encoding DUF1289 domain-containing protein: protein MSSTKDPCISICKFSDDICVGCGRSKREIRAWKKLDKVDKRTVLAEAELRLLALGATGRRKSK, encoded by the coding sequence ATGAGCTCCACCAAAGACCCCTGCATCAGCATCTGCAAATTCAGCGATGACATCTGCGTCGGCTGTGGCCGCAGCAAGCGCGAAATCCGCGCCTGGAAGAAACTCGACAAAGTCGACAAACGCACTGTCTTGGCCGAAGCCGAGCTGCGGTTGCTGGCCCTGGGCGCCACCGGTCGGCGGAAAAGCAAATGA